A genomic region of Arvicola amphibius chromosome X, mArvAmp1.2, whole genome shotgun sequence contains the following coding sequences:
- the LOC119804340 gene encoding protein GOLM2-like, protein MYPSPGPLRRVPAPPRSDSCSARGRGRRGGGEDPRRPAPFRAPADRPASGGPGPEAARSAGRRCPQVLAAAAEPPGPTVGFGANRRAGRLPSFVLVVLLLVIVVLAFNYWSISSRHVLLQEEVAELQGQVQRTEVARGRLEKRNSDLLLLVDTHKKQIDQKEADYGRLRSRLQAREGLGKRCEDDKDKLQNNISYQMADIHHLKEQLAELRQEFLRQEDQLQDYRKNSTYLVKRLEYESFQCGQQIKELRAQHEENIKKLADQFLQEQKETHKSQSNDGKELGINDHVAPKNIPNMAENDANKNEEPSSNHISHGKEQAKRIGDAGMPGVEENDLAKVDDLPAALKKPPVLASPHESHQTISHLPTGQPLSPNMAPGSQLNQNENPGTSKQNPSNPLQHLIPGSNLEREPRIQPDTLKQATRDRVSDFHKLKQNDEERELQMDPADYGKQRFNDVL, encoded by the coding sequence ATGTACCCTTCTCCCGGTCCCTTGCGGCGGGTGCCTGCTCCGCCGCGCTCCGACTCTTGCAGTGCTCGCGGCAGGGGGCGCCGAGGGGGCGGGGAGGACCCGCGACGCCCCGCCCCCTTCCGCGCTCCGGCAGATAGGCCCGCCTCCGGGGGTCCTGGTCCTGAGGCGGCTCGGAGCGCAGGCCGGCGCTGCCCGCAGGTgttggcggcggcggcggagccACCGGGCCCCACGGTGGGTTTCGGGGCCAACCGGCGGGCCGGCCGCCTGCCCTCCTtcgtgctggtggtgctgctgctggtcatCGTCGTCCTTGCCTTCAACTACTGGAGCATCTCCTCGCGCCACGTTCTGCTTCAGGAGGAGGTGGCCGAGCTGCAGGGCCAAGTCCAGCGCACCGAGGTGGCCCGTGGGCGCCTGGAGAAGCGCAACTCGGACCTCTTGCTCTTGGTGGACACACATAAGAAGCAGATCGACCAGAAGGAGGCCGACTACGGCCGTCTGAGGAGCCGGCTGCAGGCCAGGGAGGGCCTGGGCAAGAGATGCGAGGATGACAAGGATAAACTACAGAACAACATATCGTATCAGATGGCAGACATACATCATTTAAAGGAACAACTGGCTGAGCTTCGTCAGGAGTTTCTTCGACAAGAAGATCAGCTTCAGGACTACAGGAAAAATAGCACATACCTTGTGAAGAGGTTAGAATATGAGAGTTTTCAGTGTGGACAGCAGATCAAGGAATTAAGAGcacaacatgaagaaaatataaaaaaattagcaGATCAGTTTTTGCAGGAACAAAAGGAGACCCACAAGAGTCAATCAAATGATGGAAAAGAATTGGGTATAAATGATCATGTAGCCCCTAAAAATATCCCAAATATGGCTGAAAATGATGCAAATAAGAATGAGGAACCCTCAAGCAATCATATTTCACATGGGAAAGAACAAGCTAAACGAATTGGTGATGCAGGGATGCCTGGAGTAGAAGAGAATGATCTAGCAAAAGTAGATGATCTTCCTGCTGCTTTAAAGAAGCCCCCTGTATTAGCTTCTCCACACGAAAGTCATCAAACAATTTCCCATCTTCCAACTGGACAGCCTCTCTCACCTAACATGGCTCCAGGTTCACAACTAAACCAGAATGAAAATCCTGGTACTTCCAAACAGAACCCTTCAAATCCTCTTCAGCACCTAATTCCAGGCTCAAACCTGGAGCGGGAACCCAGAATTCAACCAGACACACTAAAGCAGGCCACCAGGGATAGAGTCAGTGATTTCCACAAATTGAAGCAAAATGATGAAGAACGAGAACTTCAGATGGATCCTGCAGACTATGGCAAACAGCGCTTCAATGATGTCCTTTAA